One segment of Nostoc flagelliforme CCNUN1 DNA contains the following:
- a CDS encoding phospholipase D-like domain-containing protein, producing MPLPDYIDNSRYKLQTILKTLIEEENQIILDIATGFFRIEAWVRLEAAMNRLTNLRLLIGRDPTIRPAESDRIDLIRYFRRDIQQELEEEDFKASYKQQIDRMIAYLQQDHIQVRLYGATNGEFLHAKAYTPLLSLSELSK from the coding sequence ATGCCTCTCCCAGACTACATAGACAACTCCCGCTACAAACTCCAAACCATCCTCAAAACCTTAATTGAGGAGGAAAACCAAATTATCCTGGACATCGCCACCGGATTTTTCCGCATCGAGGCATGGGTGCGCCTAGAAGCTGCCATGAACCGCCTAACCAATCTGCGGTTACTCATTGGGCGCGACCCAACCATTCGACCAGCAGAAAGCGATCGCATCGACTTAATCCGCTACTTTCGCCGTGACATTCAGCAGGAGTTAGAGGAAGAAGACTTTAAGGCAAGCTATAAACAGCAGATTGACCGGATGATTGCTTACTTACAACAAGACCACATCCAGGTCAGATTGTATGGGGCAACTAACGGTGAATTTTTACACGCCAAAGCTTATACCCCTCTTCTGTCACTTTCCGAA
- a CDS encoding tyrosine-type recombinase/integrase, producing MNAALDRKARYSHRDYTLMLLMFRHGLRVGEAVGAKCGLRWDALMWAERQIFITREKGSDSGVHPIIAV from the coding sequence CTGAATGCTGCGCTCGATCGCAAAGCTCGTTATTCTCACCGTGATTATACACTGATGTTGCTCATGTTCCGCCACGGTCTGAGGGTAGGGGAAGCTGTAGGGGCTAAGTGCGGTTTAAGATGGGATGCGCTGATGTGGGCCGAACGCCAGATTTTCATCACCAGGGAAAAGGGCAGTGATTCTGGGGTGCATCCCATAATAGCTGTCTGA